The region TAACTCAGCAAGGTAAAGTAATACAACATCATCTTGTAGATTCATTCTAAACCGCTTTTTAAATTCTTTAAGAAGATAGTCTTTACCCTCAGGAGCAAGTATACTTAAAGCTTCCATTGCTAGTTCTCTCACTTCTGGATTTTCATCTTCAAGCAGTTCAATCAAGTTTGGTATTGCTTTAATACCTTTTTCTTCAATTATTTTTAAAATAACTTCATCACGACTATACAACACAGACACTTCCTCTCAATAGATGATACTTCCGTACATTTCTTTAATTTCTTTTTGTTTTTCGTCTTGATTCAAATGGATAATTTCAGAGTTTATGTCATCTTCGTTCAAAGATTTAATTATTTTAAAATGTGTATCAGCTAAGTTAGCTACCTGAGGCATATGTGTAATTACTATTATCTGCTTATTTTTTGATAATTCTTTTAGTTTTTTACCAACTACATCTGCCATTCTTGGACCTACCCCTGAATCGATTTCATCAAATATCATAGTATCAATTGTGTGAGTGTTCCCTAGAACAACTTCAAGCGCTAATATAATCCTTGATAATTCACCACCCGATGCTATCTCTGAAAGAGGTAAAAAGTCACTTTTTGGATTAGTTTTCAACAAGAAACATATACGATGTGCGCCTTCTTTTTTAGGTTCTTTCAATTTTTCAATACTAAAATCTATTTCTGCGTTTCCCATATTTAAGTCTTTTAAATGTTCTTCTATACTGTCTTTTAAGTTGTTTAGAAAAGGTTTGGTTTTATCTATAATATTTTCACTTTCTTCTATAAGTTCTTTGGATAACTTATTTAATTTAGGTTCTAACTCGTTGAAATCTTTCTTAATTTCTTCTAGATCTTCTTTTTCTTTTTTATACTTTTCAAGATTTTCTAACACATCTTCAAGTGTTGGTCCATATTTTCTTTTTAAATCCATAATTTTATTTAATCTGTCGGAAATAGTCTGTAATTCTTGTGGATCTAAATCTAGGTCATCTACCTTACTTTGTAATATGTTATATAGGAAATCTATTTGCTCTTGCATACTCAAGGCCATATTATACTCATCTTTAAAACCAAAGTCCGCTATTTTTGAAAGGTTAAATACCACAGTACCTATATCGATGTCCATGTTGTGAACTTCATTATCTTTAAGTATGTTTAATGACTCATATATTTTTTCTTTTATCTCTTCCTTATTATTTAGAGTCTTAAAACGCTCAGAAAGTTCATCATCTTCAAATGGTTTTGGATCAACTTCTTCTATAACCTTTATTTGATAATCTAACAAATCGATATTTCTTAAAACTTCATTAATATTTGAAGGTAAATTATCATACCTTTTTTTCAATCGTAGGTATTCTTGATATTTGAGATCATAGGATTCAAAATAATCGGGAAAATTCTCTCTCAAAACTTTAAAAATCAAGGAATTTTGATAGGTTTCATCTCTTAGTGCGATGTTAGACTCTTGAGAATGTAATTCAATAAGAAACTTGGAAATTTCCTGTACAATATCTCTTGGAACTATGGTATCGTTAATCCTGAAAAGCGTTTTTTTGGGGGTAAAGTTAACCGATAATATCAGCTCATTCTCTTGAACAGGTGCATATTCTTGCACAATTTCTTTGATTTGATTGTTGACTATAAAAAAAGCAGATACAGATCCTTCAGTAGTTTTTAAGTTTTGGGGGACATTTCCAGTTAAAAAAACGTTTATCGAATTTAAAAACATTGATTTACCAGTTCCGGATTCTCCAGTTATAACATTAAATGAATCACTAAAATCTATATTTGCTTTTTTGAAAAGACCAAAGTTATTCATTGAAAGAGATACTAGCATGCCATCCACCGACCTCAAAAGTTAGCCATTTTTATCATTTCTACTACGATTATATCATATTTATTCCCTATCCTTTAAGTACTTAAGTATGAGTTCTTTTGCGTTTAATTCAAAATTTGAGAGGTTAATTTTGGGTGTTTTATTTTTTATTCCTTCTTTAATTACTTCTAAATAACCTTCTGCAGTTTTTTTCCAGGTATACTTTTGTAGCACTCGATTTTTCACCTTTTTAGAGTATATTTCAAAATTTTGTAGTGCTTCTACTAGTCCTCTTTCGATATCTTCAATATCAAATGGATCTACCAATACCCCAGAACCATCGGAGAATATCTCGCTAGGTCCACCATTTTTTGTGGCAACTACAGCAAGTCCGCATGCCCCAGCTTCTATTGGGGCTAAACCAAAAGGTTCGTAGAAAGCTGTAATTGCAAATATGGATTTTAACTGTGCAAAGTATTTGTAGGCTGAGGCGAGGGCTTTTTGTGATCTAAAATCAAAAAAATACACCTTATCTTCTATTTTTGCTTCTTTAATCACCTGAAGAATTGGTTTTAATATACCTTGCTCCTTTTCACTTAGGTGATTAATATCTTCAAAAGGGTTAGAGATACCACGTAAAAAAATTCCTAAATTGGCTATTTCTTGTAGCCTTTTTGAGCTCGCATAAGCCTTAACAACACCTATGTGATTCTTCTTTTCATCTAATCTACTTGAAAGTATTATAAAAGGTTTGAATATCCCCTTTGTCTTTTCTGTTATCTTTTGTATTGTGTCTTCATCTATCTCTTTAAAATTATCATTAAATATTTGAGTATTTACGCCTGGAGGAACAACTTTAAATTTATTATCGTTATTTACATCTGAGACATCTATGTAAAGTGGGTGAGAGTATTGCTCAAATCTTTCCATATTAGTAGAAACAATGATTTTGTAGGCATATTTCATTGCTAATCTTTCTGCCATTATTCTTTTTGAAAAGTTATATTCTGTGTCAAACTTTTCAAAATTCTCATAATTTACCCCCATTTTATCCATCTTTTGGGCACCTAAAGAGTGTCCTGTGAATGAAAAATCGATATCTTTTTTTGATTTTAATAAGACACCAGCATATCCACCATCAGCATAATGAGTTGTTACAAAGTCTATTTTCTCGCCATTATAGAAAGTTATTATATTCTCAACGTACTCATTCAAAAAAGGCCAGAGAAGCTCTTTATTTAAGAATTTTTTTCCACCAAAGGCAATCCGTATAATCCGAGGGTTCTTTGTATCATCAAAATAGTCAATAGTTTTAGCAAATTCTGGCCAATTTTCGTCAATTATTTGACGTGTAACAATATCAACAGATACATTCATTTTTGCTAATTCCCTAGAAACCTCTTTTACGTAAACAAGTTGACCTCCAAAGTCTGGATGCTCAGTTAAATGCGAATCGTGTTTATCAAAGTTTCCTTGCGGGTTAAGAAATAAAACCTTCATAAAATTTTTCCTACCTTCCTTGCTGTTTTTGATATTTCAATAAAATAGCATCATTATTCAAATTTATTACTTCGTTCAGCTTAAATTGATATGTACCTTGAACGTATGAAAATAATGACAGATCTCCTTCGATAATTACGGGTTCGATAGTAAGATATATTTCATCAATCAGATTTTTTTCTAAAAATAAGGCGTTAATTGTTGGACCACCAATCAGGGCTACTGTTTGATAGCCTTCTTTTTCCAAACGATTTAAAAGAGATTCTGGTTTTTCATCAGTAAAGAATAATGAACCTTGATAAGTCTTTTCAAGTTTTTGATACTTTTCAGGTTCACCAGTAAGAACTATATTTTTCCTTTTGTCTAAAGGTTTACCTATTTCTTCAAAGGTCTTTCTACCCATTATTACAACCCCAATTTCCTTTGTAACCTTTGAAAAATGCTTTTTATCCTCTTGTGATGACCAGGGCTGATTTTTATTTATTATTAGTCTAACCTTACCGTTAATACTTTGAACCATAATAAGTATTACCTTCATTTTGTCGCCTTCTTTAATAGATATTATATTTGTTTACTAATTCTTTGTAATTGCCAATTTCTGAAATGGCTCCAACATGTTTTAACTTTTC is a window of Defluviitoga tunisiensis DNA encoding:
- a CDS encoding DNA repair protein RecN, with the protein product MLVSLSMNNFGLFKKANIDFSDSFNVITGESGTGKSMFLNSINVFLTGNVPQNLKTTEGSVSAFFIVNNQIKEIVQEYAPVQENELILSVNFTPKKTLFRINDTIVPRDIVQEISKFLIELHSQESNIALRDETYQNSLIFKVLRENFPDYFESYDLKYQEYLRLKKRYDNLPSNINEVLRNIDLLDYQIKVIEEVDPKPFEDDELSERFKTLNNKEEIKEKIYESLNILKDNEVHNMDIDIGTVVFNLSKIADFGFKDEYNMALSMQEQIDFLYNILQSKVDDLDLDPQELQTISDRLNKIMDLKRKYGPTLEDVLENLEKYKKEKEDLEEIKKDFNELEPKLNKLSKELIEESENIIDKTKPFLNNLKDSIEEHLKDLNMGNAEIDFSIEKLKEPKKEGAHRICFLLKTNPKSDFLPLSEIASGGELSRIILALEVVLGNTHTIDTMIFDEIDSGVGPRMADVVGKKLKELSKNKQIIVITHMPQVANLADTHFKIIKSLNEDDINSEIIHLNQDEKQKEIKEMYGSIIY
- a CDS encoding glycosyltransferase, which produces MKVLFLNPQGNFDKHDSHLTEHPDFGGQLVYVKEVSRELAKMNVSVDIVTRQIIDENWPEFAKTIDYFDDTKNPRIIRIAFGGKKFLNKELLWPFLNEYVENIITFYNGEKIDFVTTHYADGGYAGVLLKSKKDIDFSFTGHSLGAQKMDKMGVNYENFEKFDTEYNFSKRIMAERLAMKYAYKIIVSTNMERFEQYSHPLYIDVSDVNNDNKFKVVPPGVNTQIFNDNFKEIDEDTIQKITEKTKGIFKPFIILSSRLDEKKNHIGVVKAYASSKRLQEIANLGIFLRGISNPFEDINHLSEKEQGILKPILQVIKEAKIEDKVYFFDFRSQKALASAYKYFAQLKSIFAITAFYEPFGLAPIEAGACGLAVVATKNGGPSEIFSDGSGVLVDPFDIEDIERGLVEALQNFEIYSKKVKNRVLQKYTWKKTAEGYLEVIKEGIKNKTPKINLSNFELNAKELILKYLKDRE
- a CDS encoding dihydrofolate reductase family protein translates to MKVILIMVQSINGKVRLIINKNQPWSSQEDKKHFSKVTKEIGVVIMGRKTFEEIGKPLDKRKNIVLTGEPEKYQKLEKTYQGSLFFTDEKPESLLNRLEKEGYQTVALIGGPTINALFLEKNLIDEIYLTIEPVIIEGDLSLFSYVQGTYQFKLNEVINLNNDAILLKYQKQQGR